A region from the Candidatus Methylomirabilota bacterium genome encodes:
- the larE gene encoding ATP-dependent sacrificial sulfur transferase LarE, protein MNAALAAKYESLLGIIRGMGQVLVAFSGGVDSTFLARAAREALGDRAVLVTADSETYPASELDETRRLADLLGMRHLVVKTRELDNPKYALNSPNRCYFCKEELFAKLGPIARQHGDAIMVYGANMDDLGDHRPGMDAAKAAGVRAPLIEAGMWKAEIRALSRELDLPTWDKPSFACLSSRFQYGEAITPEKLRLIDAAETFVRSLGFRQFRVRHHDRLARLELPPEEMGRLFEDGRHEAIVKRFRELGYLYVTLDLQGFRSGSANEALAWIKKK, encoded by the coding sequence GTGAACGCCGCGCTTGCCGCGAAATACGAAAGCCTCCTCGGGATCATCCGGGGCATGGGCCAGGTCCTCGTGGCCTTCTCGGGCGGCGTGGACTCGACCTTCCTCGCGCGCGCGGCGCGGGAGGCCCTCGGTGACCGCGCCGTGCTGGTCACGGCGGATTCCGAGACGTATCCCGCCTCGGAGCTCGACGAGACGCGGCGGCTCGCGGATCTGCTCGGCATGCGGCACCTGGTGGTCAAGACTCGCGAGCTGGATAATCCAAAGTACGCGCTGAATTCTCCCAATCGCTGCTACTTCTGCAAGGAGGAGCTCTTCGCCAAGCTCGGCCCGATCGCGCGACAGCACGGCGACGCGATCATGGTCTACGGCGCCAACATGGACGACCTGGGCGACCACAGGCCGGGCATGGACGCGGCCAAGGCGGCCGGCGTGAGGGCGCCCCTGATCGAAGCCGGGATGTGGAAGGCCGAGATCCGTGCGCTCTCCCGCGAGCTCGACCTGCCGACCTGGGACAAGCCCTCCTTCGCGTGTCTCTCATCGCGCTTCCAGTACGGTGAAGCCATCACCCCCGAGAAGCTCAGGCTCATCGACGCCGCGGAGACGTTTGTCAGGAGCTTGGGCTTCAGACAGTTCCGTGTCCGGCACCACGACAGGCTGGCGCGCCTCGAGTTGCCGCCGGAAGAGATGGGGCGGCTCTTCGAGGACGGGCGGCACGAGGCGATCGTGAAGCGCTTCCGCGAGCTGGGCTATCTCTACGTCACGCTGGACCTTCAGGGGTTCCGGAGCGGCAGCGCGAACGAGGCACTGGCATGGATAAAGAAAAAGTAA
- the rlmN gene encoding 23S rRNA (adenine(2503)-C(2))-methyltransferase RlmN: MSRLNLLDLLPSELEDLAESLGAPRYRGRQIASWLYGKGATDIEAMSDLPRDFRAALGGRATVAVPQVERRTPSQDSSQKLVLILEDGARIQSVLMPDRDRLTLCVSTQVGCGFACAFCLTGTMGLERNVTAGEIVGQVLAARATLGPGERITHIVYMGMGEPLANYAATVKSLRLLTDPKAFGFSPRRITVSTVGLVLGIERLAKENLKVNLAISLHATSNEIRDRIMPVNKGFAIEELLEACRRFPVAFRQRITFEYVLLEGVNDAPEDARRLVRLLKGIRAKINLIPFNDWEGSGFQRPALHRIMGFQEILLEHNIRATVRWSKGEDIGAACGQLKETVEV, encoded by the coding sequence ATGTCCCGCCTGAACCTGCTCGACCTCCTGCCCTCGGAGCTCGAAGATCTCGCTGAGTCGCTCGGCGCGCCCCGGTACCGGGGCCGCCAGATCGCCTCGTGGCTCTACGGAAAGGGCGCCACGGACATCGAGGCCATGTCCGACCTGCCTCGAGACTTCCGGGCGGCCTTGGGCGGGAGGGCGACGGTGGCGGTGCCGCAGGTCGAGAGGCGGACGCCTTCCCAGGACAGCAGCCAGAAGCTCGTGCTGATCCTGGAGGACGGCGCCCGCATCCAGTCTGTCCTCATGCCCGACCGCGACCGCCTGACGCTGTGTGTCTCGACCCAGGTCGGCTGCGGCTTCGCCTGCGCCTTCTGCCTGACCGGCACCATGGGGCTCGAGCGCAACGTCACGGCAGGGGAGATCGTGGGGCAGGTCCTGGCGGCGCGCGCCACGCTTGGGCCCGGGGAGCGCATCACCCACATCGTCTACATGGGCATGGGCGAGCCGCTGGCCAACTACGCCGCTACGGTCAAGTCTCTCCGGCTCCTGACCGATCCCAAGGCCTTCGGCTTCTCGCCCCGCCGGATCACCGTCTCGACCGTCGGGCTCGTCCTTGGGATCGAACGCCTCGCAAAGGAGAACCTCAAGGTCAACCTGGCCATCTCGCTTCACGCGACCAGCAACGAGATCCGCGACAGGATCATGCCGGTGAACAAGGGCTTCGCGATCGAAGAGCTGCTCGAGGCCTGCCGCCGCTTTCCCGTCGCCTTCCGCCAGCGCATCACCTTTGAATACGTCCTGCTCGAGGGCGTCAACGACGCTCCCGAGGACGCGCGCCGGCTGGTGCGGCTGCTCAAGGGCATCCGGGCGAAGATCAACCTGATCCCTTTCAACGACTGGGAGGGCTCGGGCTTCCAGCGCCCGGCGCTCCACCGGATCATGGGCTTTCAGGAGATCCTGCTCGAGCACAACATCCGGGCGACCGTCAGGTGGAGCAAGGGCGAGGACATCGGGGCGGCCTGCGGGCAGCTCAAGGAGACGGTCGAAGTATGA
- a CDS encoding ABC transporter substrate-binding protein, protein MRLRLAACAAAAMLILLPGGGGAQPQGELRIAIPWTPENLDPTMNLSSIRAMVGVSMFDSLVGRDTDNRIVPQLAESWRLVDDTTWQLKLRRGVVFHDGEPFNAEAVRFTFQRVLDPEQKSPNRANMAEIARVDVLDDYTVNLVTHQPYAPLINRLLDFPMVPPKYTAEKGNQGMALKPVGTGPYRFVELVKDDRLVVEAFDRHWRGAPKIRRVIYKPIPEPFTRAAALRNYELDFVTTIPPSLARELARVGGLRVQRVPSSWIIYLGLNAFKKPLSDLRVRQALNYATDVDASVKGYAHDPARARKLLAEAGYADGLEIMLESPAGRYQGDKEIAEALGGQWQKAGFKPKVQVAEWGAYFKRYLGKQFQDAYLLGLGGPMQDGDELYNLISSKGRGLYYRNERVDALFDLGRGTMDSAKRRQVYRDLARAMVEDATWVFLLQQVDIYASRDRLSWTPRSDQWMPLHEAALR, encoded by the coding sequence GTGAGGCTTCGCCTTGCGGCTTGCGCCGCGGCGGCCATGCTCATCCTGCTCCCGGGCGGTGGGGGAGCCCAGCCCCAGGGCGAGCTCCGCATCGCCATCCCGTGGACGCCCGAGAACCTCGACCCGACCATGAACCTCTCGTCCATCCGGGCGATGGTCGGCGTCAGCATGTTCGATTCGCTGGTCGGGCGCGACACGGACAATCGCATCGTGCCCCAGCTGGCCGAGTCGTGGCGGCTCGTGGATGACACGACATGGCAGCTCAAGCTCAGGCGCGGCGTCGTATTCCACGACGGCGAGCCCTTCAACGCCGAGGCGGTGCGGTTCACCTTCCAGCGGGTGCTCGATCCGGAGCAGAAGTCGCCCAACCGCGCCAACATGGCCGAGATCGCGCGGGTGGACGTCCTCGATGACTACACCGTGAACCTCGTCACCCACCAGCCGTACGCGCCGCTCATCAACCGGCTGCTGGACTTCCCCATGGTGCCGCCGAAATACACCGCCGAGAAGGGCAACCAGGGCATGGCGCTCAAGCCCGTCGGCACAGGGCCCTACCGCTTCGTCGAGCTGGTCAAGGACGACCGTCTGGTCGTCGAGGCCTTCGACCGCCACTGGCGGGGAGCGCCCAAGATCAGGAGGGTCATCTACAAGCCCATCCCCGAGCCCTTCACGCGGGCCGCCGCGCTCCGAAACTACGAGCTCGACTTCGTCACGACTATCCCACCGAGCTTGGCGCGCGAGCTGGCGCGTGTCGGCGGCCTCCGCGTTCAGCGTGTACCCAGCAGCTGGATCATCTACCTGGGGCTCAACGCCTTCAAGAAGCCGCTGTCGGACCTGCGGGTCCGCCAGGCGCTCAACTACGCGACGGACGTCGACGCGAGCGTCAAGGGCTATGCGCACGACCCGGCGCGGGCCCGGAAGCTCCTCGCCGAGGCAGGCTACGCCGACGGCCTGGAAATCATGCTCGAATCGCCGGCTGGGCGCTACCAGGGTGACAAGGAGATAGCCGAGGCCCTTGGGGGACAGTGGCAGAAGGCCGGGTTCAAACCCAAGGTGCAGGTGGCGGAGTGGGGCGCCTACTTCAAGCGTTATCTCGGCAAGCAGTTCCAGGACGCCTACCTCCTGGGTCTCGGCGGGCCGATGCAGGACGGCGACGAGCTCTATAACCTAATTTCGTCCAAGGGCCGCGGCCTCTACTACAGGAACGAACGCGTGGATGCCCTCTTCGACCTTGGACGCGGCACCATGGACTCGGCCAAGCGACGCCAGGTCTACCGCGACCTGGCTCGCGCCATGGTCGAAGACGCGACGTGGGTCTTCCTGCTCCAGCAGGTGGACATCTACGCGAGCCGCGACCGCTTGAGCTGGACCCCGCGGTCGGACCAGTGGATGCCGCTGCACGAGGCGGCGCTCCGATAG
- the larB gene encoding nickel pincer cofactor biosynthesis protein LarB, which produces MDKEKVRQLLEAVARGALQPEQALARLRDLPVDDLRFARVDLHRSLRHGVPEAVFCQGKTPEQVVAIVRRLAENHDNILATRAEPAVIDALTGAGLECTVHAEARLVVVKPMAHEGVGLIMVVSAGTSDLPVAEEAAVTAESMGNRVERLYDCGVAGLHRLVPHLDRLNEANVIIAVAGMEGALPSVIGGLVDRPVIAVPTSVGYGASFGGVAALLAMLNSCAPGVSVVNIDNGYGAAAQANQINKLASKVR; this is translated from the coding sequence ATGGATAAAGAAAAAGTAAGGCAGCTCCTCGAGGCGGTCGCCAGAGGCGCGCTCCAGCCCGAGCAGGCGCTGGCGCGGCTGCGCGATCTGCCCGTGGACGATCTCCGCTTCGCCCGCGTGGATCTGCATCGCTCGCTGCGGCACGGCGTGCCGGAGGCCGTGTTCTGCCAGGGCAAGACTCCCGAGCAGGTGGTGGCCATCGTCAGGCGCCTCGCCGAAAACCACGACAACATTCTGGCGACGCGTGCGGAGCCGGCGGTGATCGACGCTCTGACGGGCGCCGGGCTCGAGTGCACGGTTCACGCGGAGGCGCGGCTGGTCGTCGTCAAGCCGATGGCCCACGAAGGCGTCGGGCTCATCATGGTCGTGAGCGCCGGCACGTCGGATCTGCCAGTGGCCGAGGAGGCCGCCGTGACGGCGGAGAGTATGGGCAACCGCGTCGAGCGGCTCTATGATTGCGGCGTGGCCGGACTCCACCGCCTCGTCCCGCACCTCGACCGGCTCAACGAGGCCAATGTCATCATCGCCGTGGCGGGCATGGAGGGCGCTCTGCCGAGCGTGATCGGGGGTCTCGTGGACCGCCCGGTTATCGCGGTACCGACCAGCGTGGGCTACGGCGCCTCCTTCGGCGGGGTGGCGGCGCTGCTGGCCATGCTCAACTCGTGCGCTCCGGGGGTGTCGGTGGTCAACATAGACAACGGCTACGGCGCTGCCGCCCAAGCCAACCAGATCAACAAGCTCGCCTCCAAGGTCCGCTGA
- a CDS encoding xanthine dehydrogenase family protein molybdopterin-binding subunit: protein MATARLLGASIKRREDPRFITGKGNYVDDLKLPGMTYAAFVRSPHSHAGIRKIDTARALTHPGVVAVFTGKDMTGVNSLPCGWDLRKDKNVPGVVQDLAMVPHMP from the coding sequence ATGGCGACGGCAAGGCTGCTGGGCGCGAGCATCAAGCGGCGCGAGGACCCGCGCTTCATCACCGGCAAGGGCAACTATGTGGACGACCTCAAACTGCCCGGGATGACCTATGCGGCCTTCGTGCGGAGCCCCCACTCCCATGCCGGAATTCGCAAGATCGACACGGCGAGAGCGCTCACGCACCCGGGCGTGGTGGCGGTCTTCACGGGCAAGGACATGACCGGCGTCAACTCGCTGCCGTGCGGATGGGACCTTCGCAAGGACAAGAACGTCCCCGGCGTGGTGCAGGACCTGGCGATGGTTCCCCACATGCC
- a CDS encoding PfkB family carbohydrate kinase, whose product MADLVVVGSVALDTVKTPFGKVAEALGGSATYFSYAASFFTQVRVVGAVGTDFPKEHLELLRGRGVDVTALEVLAGQKTFRWTGEYGFDLNEARTLDVQLNAFAAFKPKLGPVHRKARFLFLANIDPVLQLEVLEQMERPTLTALDTMNFWIEGKRADLLRVLARVDVLLINDAEARMLAREPNLIKAARTIGEMGPRTVVIKRGEYGALLVSSGQYFFAPAFPLEAVFDPTGAGDTFAGGFMGYLAQQDATDLASLRRAMVRGAAMASFTVEDFSLERLKRLERREIEERLLAFAEMVRLEG is encoded by the coding sequence GTGGCTGATCTCGTGGTCGTGGGCTCGGTGGCGCTCGACACCGTCAAGACGCCGTTCGGTAAGGTGGCCGAGGCGCTGGGCGGCTCGGCGACCTACTTTTCCTACGCGGCGAGCTTCTTCACCCAGGTGCGCGTGGTGGGCGCCGTGGGCACCGACTTTCCGAAGGAGCATCTGGAGCTGCTGAGGGGACGAGGCGTGGACGTCACGGCGCTCGAGGTGTTGGCAGGCCAGAAAACGTTCCGCTGGACGGGAGAGTACGGCTTCGACCTCAACGAAGCGCGGACGCTCGACGTGCAGCTGAATGCCTTCGCCGCGTTCAAGCCGAAGCTCGGACCTGTGCACCGGAAGGCGCGCTTCTTGTTCCTCGCAAACATCGATCCGGTCCTCCAGCTGGAGGTCCTTGAGCAGATGGAGCGGCCCACGCTCACCGCGCTCGACACCATGAACTTTTGGATCGAGGGCAAGCGGGCGGACCTCCTCCGCGTGCTGGCGCGAGTGGACGTCCTGCTTATCAACGACGCCGAGGCGCGCATGCTGGCGCGCGAGCCCAACTTGATCAAGGCGGCGCGGACGATCGGCGAGATGGGCCCCCGGACCGTGGTGATCAAGCGCGGCGAGTACGGCGCCCTCCTGGTGTCGAGCGGCCAGTACTTCTTCGCTCCGGCTTTCCCGCTCGAGGCCGTGTTCGATCCGACCGGTGCGGGGGACACCTTCGCAGGCGGCTTCATGGGTTACCTCGCTCAGCAGGACGCCACGGACCTGGCCTCCCTCCGCCGGGCCATGGTGCGGGGAGCCGCCATGGCCTCCTTCACCGTGGAAGATTTCTCGCTGGAGAGGCTCAAGCGACTGGAGCGGCGCGAGATCGAGGAGCGGCTTCTGGCCTTCGCAGAGATGGTCCGCCTGGAGGGGTAG
- a CDS encoding uroporphyrinogen decarboxylase family protein, with protein MTKRERVEAALARRPVDRPPVAFWRHVPEVDHTSAGLAEAMLSFQRRWDLDFIKIMSSGVYCVEDWGCRVAYRGSPNGAKICTQHAIRQVSDWAKLKPLDPGQGALGRELEALRLILAGRSDDVPVLHTVFAPLTIARKLSGDRLLGDLKDHPDSVIAALETITDTVIRYVAAVAQVGADGIFYASQDASRDVLGEGEHARFSMPYSWRVLESLNGSTLFTMLHVHGQHIYFDRKATLPVAAMNWHDRLTAPSLGDALRRFKGAVAGGLNEKETLLKGPASAVAAQVAEAIQQTGGTGVIIAPGCVLPLATPDEYLDAVVSAVKGAAA; from the coding sequence ATGACCAAGCGAGAGCGCGTTGAGGCGGCGCTTGCCCGCCGGCCGGTGGATCGGCCGCCGGTGGCGTTCTGGCGGCATGTTCCCGAGGTCGACCACACCTCGGCGGGCCTCGCCGAAGCCATGCTCTCCTTCCAGCGCAGGTGGGACCTCGACTTCATCAAGATCATGTCGAGCGGAGTCTACTGCGTCGAGGACTGGGGGTGCAGGGTCGCGTATCGCGGGTCGCCCAACGGCGCCAAGATCTGCACGCAGCACGCGATCCGGCAGGTCTCGGACTGGGCGAAGCTCAAGCCCCTCGACCCGGGGCAGGGAGCGCTCGGTCGCGAGCTCGAGGCGCTCAGGCTCATCCTCGCGGGCAGGAGCGACGACGTCCCGGTGCTCCACACCGTGTTCGCTCCCCTCACCATCGCGCGTAAGCTGTCGGGCGACCGGCTGCTCGGCGACCTCAAGGATCATCCGGATTCCGTCATAGCCGCGCTCGAGACCATCACGGACACCGTCATCCGCTACGTCGCCGCCGTGGCCCAGGTCGGGGCCGACGGCATTTTCTACGCGTCCCAGGACGCCAGCCGCGACGTGCTGGGCGAGGGGGAGCACGCGAGGTTCAGCATGCCGTACTCCTGGAGGGTGCTCGAGAGCCTGAACGGCAGCACGCTCTTCACGATGCTCCACGTGCACGGCCAGCACATCTACTTCGATCGGAAGGCGACCCTGCCGGTGGCGGCCATGAACTGGCACGACCGGCTGACCGCGCCGTCGCTCGGCGATGCGCTCAGGCGCTTCAAGGGAGCCGTGGCCGGCGGGCTCAACGAGAAGGAGACACTGCTCAAGGGCCCGGCCTCGGCCGTGGCGGCCCAAGTCGCCGAGGCGATTCAGCAGACCGGGGGCACCGGGGTCATCATCGCGCCGGGCTGCGTGCTGCCCCTCGCCACTCCCGACGAATACCTCGACGCGGTGGTCAGCGCGGTCAAGGGAGCCGCGGCGTGA
- the mtnP gene encoding S-methyl-5'-thioadenosine phosphorylase, with protein MSRARNAPELTVGVIGGSGLYEMEGLEDIRWVKVRTPFGDPSDAYCTGRFGGRCVIFLPRHGRGHRLTPSELNYRANIYGMKKLGAQALLSISAVGSMKEDIHPLELVVPDQFYDHTRRRVGSFFGEGIVAHVGMAHPVCAGVAAALAQAGSDVGARVHRGGTYICIEGPHFSTKGESEIYRRWGVSIIGMTNMPEAKLAREAEMCYATLALVTDYDVWHEEHGAVTVEAVVANLMKNVGTAKEVLRRVISRIPASCGQGCRDALRSAVITDPKAFPPKVRKRLGFLLDKYFPGAKKGRRRG; from the coding sequence GTGAGCCGGGCCCGAAACGCGCCGGAGCTGACCGTCGGGGTCATCGGCGGCAGCGGGCTGTACGAGATGGAGGGGTTGGAGGACATCCGCTGGGTCAAGGTCCGGACGCCGTTCGGCGATCCTTCGGACGCCTACTGCACCGGCCGCTTCGGCGGCCGGTGCGTGATCTTCCTGCCGCGTCACGGCCGCGGTCACCGGCTCACGCCGTCCGAGCTCAACTACCGGGCCAACATCTACGGCATGAAGAAGCTCGGCGCCCAGGCGCTCCTCTCCATCAGCGCGGTGGGCAGCATGAAGGAGGATATCCACCCGCTGGAGCTCGTCGTGCCCGACCAGTTCTACGACCATACCAGGCGCCGGGTCGGGTCCTTCTTCGGGGAGGGGATCGTGGCCCACGTCGGCATGGCCCACCCGGTCTGCGCCGGAGTGGCGGCCGCCCTTGCCCAGGCGGGCAGCGACGTAGGCGCCCGCGTCCACCGGGGAGGTACGTACATCTGCATCGAGGGGCCGCACTTCTCGACCAAGGGCGAGTCGGAGATCTACCGCCGCTGGGGCGTGTCGATCATCGGCATGACCAACATGCCCGAGGCCAAGCTCGCGCGCGAGGCTGAGATGTGTTACGCGACGCTGGCTCTCGTGACGGACTACGACGTCTGGCACGAGGAGCACGGTGCCGTGACCGTGGAGGCGGTGGTCGCCAACCTGATGAAGAACGTCGGGACGGCCAAGGAGGTCCTCCGCCGGGTGATCTCGCGCATTCCCGCCTCGTGCGGCCAGGGCTGTCGGGACGCGCTCCGGAGCGCCGTCATCACGGATCCCAAGGCTTTCCCGCCGAAAGTCCGGAAGCGCCTCGGCTTTCTCCTCGACAAGTATTTTCCTGGGGCGAAGAAAGGACGGCGGCGTGGCTGA
- a CDS encoding (2Fe-2S)-binding protein — protein sequence MKKSVSITINGVKHTHEVEPRLLLVHFIRELAGLTGTHVGCDTSQCGACAIHLNGQAVKSCTMLAVQADGAQIGTIEGMAKDGKLHPIQDAFWEKHGLQCGFCTPGMIMSAAQILQRYPKPTEEQIRHQLEGNLCRCTGYHNIVKAIQYAAETMAGK from the coding sequence GTGAAAAAGTCCGTGAGCATTACGATCAACGGCGTCAAGCACACCCACGAGGTCGAGCCGCGGCTGCTCCTCGTTCATTTTATCCGCGAGCTGGCCGGGTTGACCGGCACGCACGTGGGGTGCGACACCAGCCAGTGCGGCGCCTGCGCCATCCATCTGAACGGCCAGGCGGTCAAGTCCTGCACCATGCTGGCCGTCCAGGCGGACGGCGCCCAGATCGGGACCATCGAGGGCATGGCGAAAGACGGCAAGCTCCACCCGATCCAGGATGCCTTCTGGGAGAAGCACGGGCTGCAGTGCGGCTTCTGCACGCCGGGCATGATCATGTCGGCTGCGCAGATCCTCCAGCGCTATCCCAAGCCTACCGAGGAGCAGATCCGTCACCAGCTCGAGGGCAACCTTTGCCGCTGCACGGGCTATCACAATATCGTCAAGGCCATCCAGTACGCCGCCGAGACGATGGCGGGGAAGTAG
- the larC gene encoding nickel pincer cofactor biosynthesis protein LarC, whose amino-acid sequence MRIAYFDCPSGAAGDMIMGALVDAGAPFEALQGELAKLRLPGFTLERREVMKGAFRATKVDVHVHDHAHQDTGHAHPREEHHHPERNLGAILELIAASGLDASVKERAGRIFTRLAHAEARVHGTTVDQVHFHDVGAVDAIVDVVGACVGLHLLGVDAVHCSALPVGGGFVTGAHGRMAIPGPGTAELLKGFPVVDTGVRRELVTPTGAAILTTLSASAGAMPAMTVEAVGYGAGTMDLETPNLVRVFLGRVTEPAGRETIVQVETTVDDMQPQLWEAVMERLFESGALDVYLTPVTMKKSRPGIVLTALCVPDRVTELSRVLFEESPTIGVRWTAYQRQRLDRETITVTTAYGPVPFKVSRLAGRVVTATPEFAEVRRIAKEKGLPAREVLDQARADGRRLLQGEPPEA is encoded by the coding sequence GTGCGCATCGCTTACTTCGACTGCCCGAGCGGGGCCGCGGGAGACATGATCATGGGCGCCCTCGTCGATGCGGGGGCACCCTTCGAGGCGCTCCAGGGTGAGCTCGCCAAGCTCCGGCTGCCGGGTTTCACGCTCGAGCGGCGCGAGGTGATGAAGGGCGCCTTCCGCGCCACCAAGGTGGACGTCCACGTTCACGATCACGCGCATCAGGATACCGGGCACGCGCACCCGCGCGAAGAGCACCACCACCCGGAGAGAAACCTCGGCGCGATCCTCGAGCTCATCGCGGCGAGCGGGCTCGACGCGTCGGTGAAAGAAAGAGCGGGGCGGATTTTCACCAGGCTCGCGCACGCTGAGGCTCGCGTTCACGGGACGACCGTGGACCAGGTCCACTTCCACGACGTGGGGGCCGTGGACGCCATCGTAGACGTGGTGGGCGCGTGCGTCGGCCTCCATCTCCTCGGCGTGGACGCCGTCCACTGCTCGGCGCTGCCGGTGGGCGGAGGCTTCGTCACGGGGGCGCATGGGCGCATGGCCATCCCGGGTCCTGGCACGGCCGAGCTCCTCAAGGGCTTCCCCGTAGTGGACACAGGAGTGAGGCGCGAGCTCGTGACGCCGACGGGCGCGGCGATCCTCACGACGCTGTCGGCGTCGGCCGGGGCGATGCCGGCCATGACGGTGGAGGCGGTGGGCTACGGCGCCGGGACCATGGACCTGGAGACCCCGAACCTCGTCCGCGTGTTCCTGGGCCGGGTGACAGAACCCGCCGGGCGCGAAACCATCGTGCAGGTCGAAACGACAGTGGATGACATGCAGCCGCAGCTCTGGGAGGCCGTGATGGAACGGCTCTTCGAGTCGGGCGCCCTCGATGTCTACCTGACGCCGGTCACGATGAAAAAGAGCCGGCCTGGCATAGTCTTGACGGCCCTCTGCGTCCCCGACCGCGTGACCGAGCTCTCGCGTGTTCTCTTCGAGGAGTCGCCGACCATCGGCGTGCGATGGACCGCGTACCAGCGCCAGCGCCTCGACCGGGAGACCATCACGGTGACGACCGCCTACGGTCCCGTGCCCTTCAAGGTGTCGCGGCTCGCCGGGCGGGTGGTGACCGCGACGCCCGAGTTCGCCGAGGTCCGCCGCATCGCGAAGGAGAAGGGACTGCCGGCCCGCGAGGTCCTTGACCAGGCGAGGGCCGACGGCCGCCGGCTCCTCCAGGGGGAGCCGCCCGAGGCTTGA
- the mtaB gene encoding tRNA (N(6)-L-threonylcarbamoyladenosine(37)-C(2))-methylthiotransferase MtaB, with product MSGGQLADSQLADPRTIGFATLGCRLNQVESQEMRALVEHAGYRAVEEGAPAHVYVVNTCTVTSRADFSDRQAIRRITRANPDAFVVVTGCLAQTDPEALARMPGVDLVLGNQEKYRLPELLGSLVKRDRPEVRVGPIADAREVPSAPVHRMSGRSRAFVKIQDGCQHRCAFCIVPAARGRSRSQEPKVLVEQVEALVEAGYGEITLTGVDIGHYGWDLLPRTSLAVLVTRLAEVPGLRWLRLSSVLPAYFTPELIQAVTSLPVVVPHLHLPLQSGSDRVLRLMRRPYNTAMYRTLAERLAAAIPDLGLGADVIVGHPGEEEADFEATMALVGELPLSYLHVFAYSDRLGTEAVKMGHRVVPSAIRERSSRLRALGVEKGVAFRQRLLGRAVEVLVLEERQADGGLTGLTSNYIEVSFAGPEGLGRRFATVRLTETDRRGARGVLEAA from the coding sequence ATGAGCGGCGGCCAACTGGCTGATTCCCAACTGGCTGATCCAAGGACGATCGGTTTTGCCACGCTCGGCTGCCGGCTCAACCAGGTCGAGTCCCAGGAGATGCGGGCGCTCGTCGAGCACGCCGGGTACCGGGCGGTGGAGGAAGGCGCTCCGGCCCACGTCTACGTCGTCAACACGTGCACGGTCACCAGCCGCGCCGACTTCTCCGACCGCCAGGCGATCCGGCGCATCACACGAGCCAACCCTGACGCGTTCGTCGTCGTCACCGGCTGCCTGGCCCAGACCGACCCGGAGGCGCTCGCCCGCATGCCGGGCGTCGACCTCGTCCTCGGCAACCAGGAGAAATACCGACTGCCCGAGCTGCTCGGCTCTCTCGTCAAGCGGGACCGGCCGGAGGTGCGGGTCGGGCCGATCGCCGATGCCCGCGAGGTGCCCTCGGCACCCGTCCATCGGATGAGCGGGCGCTCGCGCGCCTTCGTCAAGATCCAGGACGGCTGCCAGCATCGATGCGCCTTCTGTATCGTGCCGGCGGCCCGGGGCAGGAGCCGCAGCCAGGAGCCGAAGGTCCTCGTGGAGCAGGTCGAGGCGCTGGTCGAGGCGGGCTACGGCGAGATCACGCTCACGGGTGTGGACATCGGCCACTACGGTTGGGACCTCTTGCCCCGGACGAGCCTGGCGGTGCTGGTGACGCGGCTCGCGGAAGTCCCAGGCCTGCGTTGGCTCAGGCTCTCCTCGGTGCTGCCGGCCTACTTCACACCGGAGCTCATCCAGGCCGTCACGTCACTTCCCGTTGTCGTGCCGCACCTGCACCTGCCGCTTCAAAGCGGCAGCGACCGGGTCCTCCGGCTCATGCGCAGGCCGTACAACACGGCCATGTATCGGACGCTCGCCGAGCGGCTCGCGGCGGCCATCCCCGACCTTGGGCTGGGCGCGGACGTCATCGTCGGACACCCGGGGGAAGAGGAGGCCGACTTCGAGGCGACGATGGCCCTTGTCGGGGAGCTGCCGCTCTCCTACCTCCACGTCTTCGCGTACTCGGACCGCTTGGGCACGGAAGCGGTGAAGATGGGGCACCGCGTGGTGCCCTCAGCGATCCGGGAGCGCAGCAGCAGGCTCCGCGCGCTCGGGGTCGAGAAGGGCGTAGCCTTCAGGCAAAGGCTGCTGGGGCGCGCCGTCGAGGTCCTGGTACTCGAGGAGCGCCAGGCAGATGGCGGACTGACCGGGCTTACGTCCAACTACATCGAGGTGAGCTTCGCCGGGCCCGAGGGGCTGGGGCGGCGCTTCGCGACCGTGCGGCTGACGGAAACCGACCGACGCGGCGCGCGCGGCGTCCTGGAGGCGGCGTGA